A window of the Microbulbifer aggregans genome harbors these coding sequences:
- a CDS encoding TonB-dependent siderophore receptor, translating into MNKATGTFPRAVLATALCVANAAIATETDGQLETVEVTGEQASSYLAEEMSTATGLGLSALETPQSVSQISRALMDDFEIDSLNEALETTPGIMVESVETDRTYYTARGFDITNFQLDGVGVPATYGNSNGEIDTAIFERIEVVRGAGGLMAGAGNPSATINLVRKRPTNDFNLQLGATAGSWDKKRLDADVSGTLAEGVRGRFVVAGEDRESYLDRYGMQKNVTYGVVDWTLGASTRATAGISYQESNADSPLWGALPIHYTDGTQTDYDVSASTSAEWSYWDNTDTTAFAELVHEFANGWEAKAYYTHTEVEGDSELFYQYSLPDSGTDVGLIGYASEYGLEESRDLLDLRLSGSFQLAGRDHDLLFGYNWAEGTVEDYSLYDYTNGFPAIGDFTEWSGATPVRPVFTDGLSGSDWTDRQQSLYAATRLRLADSLSLIAGARVTDWKSEGESYGEDHSARASGEVLPYAGLIYAFSDNVSAYASHTETFMPNRDIGSDLKRLEPAEGANDELGVKASLLDGKLVATAAVFRAEHQNVAESAYFDADLGATIYEGRDYESQGYEVELVGQLSEGLQASLGYTELDIEDRDGNEARNFVPKRVLRAYANYRVPAIPQLKVGAGVNWQDDIERITDYGVTVRQQSYANVSAFASYAVDENLSFALNAANLTDEKYINSLYWDQAFYGAPRNFSASVNWRY; encoded by the coding sequence ATGAATAAGGCAACAGGGACCTTCCCGCGGGCAGTCCTGGCGACCGCACTCTGTGTGGCGAATGCTGCCATCGCCACGGAGACCGATGGGCAGTTGGAAACCGTCGAGGTGACCGGCGAACAGGCGAGCAGCTATCTGGCGGAGGAAATGAGCACTGCGACGGGCCTGGGCCTGAGCGCGCTGGAGACACCACAGTCCGTTTCCCAGATCAGCCGCGCGCTGATGGATGACTTTGAAATCGACAGCCTGAACGAAGCGCTGGAGACCACCCCGGGCATCATGGTGGAGAGCGTCGAGACCGACCGCACTTACTACACGGCCCGTGGCTTTGATATCACCAACTTCCAGCTGGACGGGGTCGGCGTTCCCGCCACCTACGGCAACAGCAATGGCGAAATCGACACCGCCATCTTTGAGCGCATTGAGGTAGTGCGCGGAGCGGGTGGCCTGATGGCCGGTGCCGGCAACCCCTCCGCTACCATCAACCTGGTGCGCAAGCGCCCCACCAATGACTTCAACCTGCAGCTGGGCGCAACCGCTGGCTCCTGGGACAAGAAACGACTGGACGCCGATGTCTCTGGCACGCTGGCTGAAGGTGTGCGCGGGCGCTTCGTGGTCGCGGGCGAAGATCGGGAGTCCTACCTGGACCGCTATGGCATGCAGAAAAACGTCACCTACGGTGTGGTGGACTGGACACTCGGTGCGTCCACCCGGGCGACTGCCGGAATCAGCTATCAGGAGAGTAATGCAGACAGCCCGCTGTGGGGTGCACTGCCGATCCACTATACCGACGGCACCCAGACGGATTACGACGTGTCCGCCAGCACTTCTGCCGAGTGGTCCTACTGGGACAATACCGACACCACCGCGTTTGCGGAACTGGTCCATGAGTTCGCAAACGGCTGGGAGGCGAAGGCCTATTACACCCATACCGAGGTGGAAGGGGATAGCGAGCTCTTCTACCAGTACAGCCTGCCCGATTCAGGGACCGACGTTGGCCTGATCGGCTACGCCAGTGAGTATGGGCTTGAGGAGAGCAGGGACCTACTCGATCTGCGTCTGTCAGGAAGCTTCCAGCTTGCCGGTCGGGATCACGATCTCCTGTTCGGCTACAACTGGGCCGAAGGTACCGTTGAGGACTACTCCCTCTATGATTACACCAACGGTTTTCCCGCGATCGGCGACTTTACCGAGTGGAGCGGGGCAACACCGGTGCGGCCGGTATTCACCGATGGCCTCAGCGGTAGCGACTGGACCGATCGCCAGCAATCACTTTACGCGGCCACCCGCCTCAGACTTGCCGATAGCCTGTCCCTGATCGCTGGTGCACGAGTCACCGACTGGAAAAGTGAGGGTGAGAGTTACGGCGAGGATCACAGCGCGCGCGCTTCCGGAGAAGTGCTGCCCTATGCCGGCCTGATTTATGCCTTCTCTGATAATGTTTCCGCCTATGCCAGCCACACCGAAACTTTCATGCCCAACCGGGATATTGGCTCCGACCTGAAGCGCCTCGAGCCGGCCGAGGGAGCAAACGACGAGTTAGGGGTTAAGGCCTCACTGCTGGACGGCAAGCTGGTCGCCACGGCCGCTGTATTCCGTGCCGAGCACCAGAATGTAGCGGAATCCGCATATTTTGATGCAGACCTCGGCGCAACGATTTACGAGGGGCGTGACTACGAGAGCCAAGGCTATGAGGTCGAACTCGTTGGCCAGTTGAGCGAAGGCCTGCAGGCAAGCCTGGGTTATACCGAGCTGGATATCGAAGATCGTGACGGCAATGAGGCCCGCAACTTCGTTCCCAAGCGGGTACTGCGCGCCTACGCCAACTACCGGGTGCCTGCAATCCCGCAGCTGAAAGTGGGTGCAGGTGTGAACTGGCAGGACGATATCGAACGGATCACGGATTATGGCGTCACTGTGCGTCAGCAGAGTTATGCCAATGTCAGCGCATTCGCCAGCTATGCGGTCGACGAGAACCTCAGCTTTGCCCTGAATGCCGCCAACCTGACCGACGAAAAGTATATCAACAGTCTCTACTGGGATCAGGCCTTCTACGGTGCGCCACGTAATTTCAGTGCCTCCGTTAACTGGCGTTACTGA